A stretch of DNA from Variovorax paradoxus:
GGTAGGCACTTTGTCATGGTCGCATGTGCGCCGGCGTAGTGCACGCGCCCTCCCGCAAAAAGGGCGCTTTGCTCATGCGCAAAGGCGCAGCGTTTCCTAAAGTGATCCCTATGTCACACGCCACGGTCCACTCCGGGAGGACAAGCGGCACGACCTGCATCCGAAGCCGTACCGTCTGAACCATCGCCGTCGCACAGGGAGACGATCATGCGTATCCGCCGCCTTCACCAACGCCAGCGTGGCGCAATGATCGTCACTGCCGCGCTCTTCGTGTTGTTCCTGCTTGGCTTCATGGGCATTGCGCTCGATTTCGGCCATTTGTTCGTCGTCAGGACCGAGCTGCAGACGGCGGTGGACAGTTGCGCATTGGCGGCGGCGCGCGAGCTCGACAAAACGAGTTCGGCGATCACGCGGGGCAAGAGCGCCGGCCAGACGGCCGGCAACGCGAACCGGGTGAACATGCAATCGGCCACCTGGGGTGGGCAGGGCCAGATCCAGGCCACCGAAGTCACGTTCCGCGACGCTTCCTATGCGTCCACGAGCGTTCCTACCGCGGCCGTCTACGCGCAGTGCGCGCACAGCCAGCCCAACATCAGAATGTGGCTGATGCAGGCCATCGGCGCCTTCTCAGGCGACACCGCCGGCAACCCCCCGACACGCAGCGTGGCGGCGAGCGCCGTCGCCACCCGCGCGAGCGCACAGACCGCGTGCCCCGTTCCGGTCGCGGCGAAGCCGAAGCCGGGCGGCACGGCGCCGAACTACGGCTTTGCCGTCGGCGAATGGGTGACGCTCATCATGGCGCAAAACGCGGCCGTGGGCGGCCAGATCGGCTGGGCCAACCTCGACGGCAGCAACAGCGCCTCGGAAACCGTAGCCGAGCTCAACGGCCGTTGCGGCGCCAAGGTGGGCGACACGATCGGCACTCCCGGGGTGCAGGCCACGGTGGCCGATGTCTGGAATGAGCGCTTCGGCATCTACAAGAACAGCGGCGACCCGAGCACGGAGCGGCCCGACTACACCGGCTACGCCTACACCTCGCTTAACTGGCCTGCACAGTTCAATGCCTACAGCGGCACACCGGGTGCTGGAGCGCCCGCGAGCGCACAGAACTTCGTGACCAAGCGAGCAGCGTTCGCGTCGTGCGCCGACACCGGAACAAAGCTGAGTGGCTCGAACAGCTGCGAGTCGATCACCGGACTGTCCCTCAACAGTTTCAAGAAGCTAGCCAACCCGGGCAATGTCGCCGGAGGCCACATGCAGTACGGCTTCGACCGCCGCATGGTCACCGTGCCGGTCGTCGACGGCGGCAACCACGTGATCGACTACCTCTGCATGCTGATGCTGCAGCCGCTGAGCATCCCGATGACGGAGGTGCAGCTCGAGTTCCGCAGCAACGCGGGTGCCGTAGGCAGCCTTTGCACTACCAACGGGCTGGCTGGTGGATCAGTGGGGCCGCTGGTTCCTGTCCTGGTGAGGTGAAGCGAGCACCATGAAAAATTCCCATCGCAGAAAACATTGTGCGGCGCTGAACGAGTTGGCGCTGATCAGCTACGCCATGAACCCCACGGAGACCGACGCCGAGAACCTGCCGCGCACCTACCGGCACGACCGTCAATTGCCTCGAATCTTGCACCGAGCGGCGGCGTGGGGTTTGGGCGCACGGTTGGGCGTCCCCAAGTTCTTGGCAGCCAGTGCGGCCTTGCGTTCCGGCATCGACAGTCAAACAACCTCACCTGCGCCGCCGGTCCACGTAAACCCGGGAGACCCAATGCCTATGCATCTGCCTTGCCGCCTTTGCTGCGCGCGACTGTCGCTGCTGATCGATGATCAGGCGGAGATTCGAATGTGCGAGGTGCTGCGCAGCGCGGGGTTGATCGAGGCTGAGCTTCCGCCCTTGCTGCACCAGCGTGGGCGAGTCGTTTATTCAGGCCAGGCGACCGTGATGCGCGTGACGCCCAGGGGGCATGCCGCATCCGGACAAGCACATTGAATCGAGCAGCATGGCCAAGCTTCTCAAGCACATGGCGACGGTGACCCTCCGCTTGCCCTTCGGCATTGGCTCGGATGCTGAAGTCGCAGCCCTTCGCCGCGCAGGAATTCCCGTTGATGCGCTCGGCAACGCAGAGTTTGGCTACCTGTTCATGAGGCCCTCTAACAACCGCTGCGACAACATCTTCCGATGGTTCGCCACGGAGCTGATGCAGAATCCTCCGGGACCATGAGAGGCTGCGTAGGTCTCTGTGTCGGGGGCGTGCGCCATCGAGGTCAAAGCAGACGTCCCCCGACAGCCGAAGGTATGACAGCAGAGGGCCCTTTTAAGACAGTCGATGGTTTTCAAGGCAGTCACTTCCCAACTTGGTTACCAATCACCAACTGGGCGCCGACCAGTCTGTGTATGGCTACAGCAATGACGGAATCTTGCGTCTCGCCACCGGCCGGATGTAGCGCGCGAGCGTGGCGTCGGATGTGTGACCGGTCTGCTCCCTGATCTGGAACGGCTGGAGCCCGGCAATTGCCGCTTGCGTGCAATAGCCGGCGCGCATTGAGTGACCGGACACATCGGCTTCGCGGCCACCAACCTTGCCGATGGCAGATTTGATGATCAATGCCACCGACTGCGCCGTCAGTGGTCCATCGGCGATGCGGTCGTGACGGTCGACGCCGCGAAAAATGTAGCCGGCGTCGATGCCGGAGATCGTCAGCCACTCCTGCAGCGCCAACACGGGGCAGCGATCGCCGTTGGCATGCGGAACGAAGACAGTTCGTCCTGCCCCGCTCTGATCTGTCTTGGAACGAACAAGCAGAATCTCAAGGCCGTTGCTGTGCTCGGTCACGTGCTCGCGCTTGATGGTCACCAACTCACTGCGGCGGAATGCGCCGGCGAACCCGACCAAGAGAAGCGCTTTATCACGCGCGGCTTTCTTCGGCCTTTGGCGGTCGGACATCACCATCATTGCCACCAAGTCGTCTTTGAGGATCGGCCGGACCCGGCGTTGGCGCACGCCGAATGTGCGCTTGATGCCGGC
This window harbors:
- a CDS encoding site-specific integrase; the protein is MEKPQGSPASALESGQEIQNLALSTAATKPTFIGTATKPANRTAGAPSALANGYMAASQSSATAAAYALDEKMFRAAGGTIPASPVQIVEFLAAFAGQLAVATLERRLIGIHHAHVERGFASPVHDPVVKKTMAGIKRTFGVRQRRVRPILKDDLVAMMVMSDRQRPKKAARDKALLLVGFAGAFRRSELVTIKREHVTEHSNGLEILLVRSKTDQSGAGRTVFVPHANGDRCPVLALQEWLTISGIDAGYIFRGVDRHDRIADGPLTAQSVALIIKSAIGKVGGREADVSGHSMRAGYCTQAAIAGLQPFQIREQTGHTSDATLARYIRPVARRKIPSLL
- a CDS encoding pilus assembly protein TadG-related protein; the encoded protein is MIVTAALFVLFLLGFMGIALDFGHLFVVRTELQTAVDSCALAAARELDKTSSAITRGKSAGQTAGNANRVNMQSATWGGQGQIQATEVTFRDASYASTSVPTAAVYAQCAHSQPNIRMWLMQAIGAFSGDTAGNPPTRSVAASAVATRASAQTACPVPVAAKPKPGGTAPNYGFAVGEWVTLIMAQNAAVGGQIGWANLDGSNSASETVAELNGRCGAKVGDTIGTPGVQATVADVWNERFGIYKNSGDPSTERPDYTGYAYTSLNWPAQFNAYSGTPGAGAPASAQNFVTKRAAFASCADTGTKLSGSNSCESITGLSLNSFKKLANPGNVAGGHMQYGFDRRMVTVPVVDGGNHVIDYLCMLMLQPLSIPMTEVQLEFRSNAGAVGSLCTTNGLAGGSVGPLVPVLVR